One stretch of Rhodoferax lithotrophicus DNA includes these proteins:
- a CDS encoding DUF2894 domain-containing protein produces MLPTEHSDRPEVTALASMDASVVMAALRQGGAQQFDPVGFYYLETLAQRTHGRQGRVKQLLECKLVQALGVFQARFAQAQSEARRAIDEHIAGHAAPSVADVQHLLEAGDFQAVRQHLAAFKKSQPKASLAELSNYLTQYGAPQEPAGLGPGAGSRGELKTTRYFRNTWSKLSVDKRVTQALEQAPQNAGPMNSHRLVLRSLALMREISPDYLNRFTSYVDTLLCLEQGGQGKPAPARKPARAKVGKK; encoded by the coding sequence ATGCTGCCCACTGAACACAGCGACCGTCCTGAAGTGACCGCGCTGGCATCCATGGATGCCAGCGTGGTGATGGCGGCTTTGCGCCAGGGCGGTGCACAGCAGTTTGACCCGGTGGGTTTTTATTACCTGGAAACCTTGGCCCAACGTACCCATGGCCGGCAAGGCCGGGTGAAACAGTTGCTCGAGTGCAAGCTGGTGCAGGCGCTGGGGGTGTTCCAGGCACGCTTTGCGCAAGCCCAATCCGAGGCCCGGCGGGCCATCGACGAGCACATCGCGGGACACGCTGCGCCATCGGTGGCTGATGTGCAGCATTTGCTGGAGGCGGGTGATTTCCAAGCGGTGCGGCAACACCTGGCGGCCTTCAAAAAGAGTCAACCCAAGGCAAGTCTGGCTGAGCTCTCAAACTACCTGACGCAGTATGGCGCGCCACAAGAGCCGGCTGGTTTGGGACCGGGCGCAGGCTCACGCGGTGAGCTCAAAACCACCCGCTATTTCAGAAACACCTGGTCCAAACTCAGTGTCGACAAGCGGGTGACACAAGCCCTTGAGCAAGCGCCACAAAATGCCGGGCCGATGAATTCGCACCGGTTGGTGCTGCGCTCACTGGCACTGATGCGCGAAATCTCGCCAGATTACCTGAACCGGTTCACCAGCTATGTGGACACCTTGTTGTGCCTGGAGCAAGGTGGCCAAGGCAAGCCAGCCCCAGCCAGAAAGCCAGCGCGGGCAAAGGTGGGCAAGAAGTGA
- a CDS encoding OmpA family protein, protein MIEDDSGLEQTAPVWAVFGDLMSGLLGAFVLLLVGVMVAQLELATHLEVEVKKRQVEEQRRISLEQALAIPLASGRITLNNGRIGISGRVLFALNSDQLQPEGRQLLNSLVAPLRSYLAARDEMLMVSGFTDDRSIRDGNRQFADNWELSAQRALTVTRTLIDEGMPSSLVFAAAFGSEQPMTPNVDEKARAQNRRVEMAPVPKASPAKKPTDAAH, encoded by the coding sequence ATGATCGAGGACGATTCAGGCCTGGAACAAACCGCACCGGTCTGGGCGGTATTCGGCGACCTGATGTCGGGCTTGCTCGGTGCTTTTGTGCTGCTGCTGGTCGGTGTCATGGTGGCCCAGTTGGAGCTGGCGACGCATCTGGAGGTGGAAGTCAAAAAACGCCAGGTGGAAGAGCAGCGGCGCATCTCGCTGGAACAAGCCCTGGCGATTCCCCTGGCCAGTGGCCGCATCACACTCAACAACGGGCGCATTGGCATCAGTGGCCGGGTTTTGTTTGCGCTGAATTCCGACCAGTTGCAACCCGAGGGGCGGCAACTGCTGAACAGCCTGGTGGCCCCACTGCGCAGCTACCTGGCCGCGCGGGATGAAATGCTGATGGTCAGCGGCTTCACCGACGACCGCTCAATCCGCGATGGCAACCGCCAGTTTGCCGACAACTGGGAGCTGTCGGCCCAGCGGGCGCTGACCGTCACACGGACTTTGATCGATGAAGGCATGCCGTCGTCCTTGGTGTTTGCCGCCGCCTTTGGTTCCGAGCAGCCCATGACCCCGAATGTGGACGAAAAAGCCCGCGCCCAAAATCGGCGGGTTGAAATGGCCCCGGTGCCCAAAGCCAGCCCGGCAAAAAAACCGACCGATGCTGCCCACTGA
- a CDS encoding PAS-domain containing protein — MDIDNQYLEVLNHLQTGIVVHGADTQVLFCNPRAGELLGLSEQQMLGKTAKDTAWRFVDESGRTMPVSDYPVNRVISSGDAIKGMVLGRHTSVDAPMVWLLVSAFPQKNAEGQLTRVVVDFHDITERKKAQELQAAQEAFSMAVFDSLSEHIAVLDREANIVAVNHAWRQFGQRNDAPPEALSPIGINYLGVCSVRCDGGSPPAGDDAAQAFAGIQAVLDGQTDNFQLEYPCHSSNEQRWFRMNVTPLKGAYGGAVVRHLNITEQRQSEMDAHRNMQLLLGSIEAIDEAFVIYDTDERLVFCNEKYRKLYPHLEHVIVPGSRFEDIIRAGAEIGFYQESVGNKEAWVQERLTAFRSGQQTRIQRAFDGRVLRAMERKMADGYTVGFRIDITELVNATDAALEASRAKSRFLATMSHEIRTPMNGILGMAQLLLMPDVQESARKEYVNTILTSGQTLLSLLNDILDLSKIEAGKLQLESNPFAPDVLLHEICNLFTCAAQTKGLQLRGRWSGQTQQVYLADAHRLRQMLSNLVGNAIKFTSEGQILIEAQEVESTPSSSMLEFSVRDTGIGICADKLHLLFKPFSQTDGSTTREFGGSGLGLSIVSHLAKAMGGEVGVSSEPGQGSRFWFKVRVARVADALNSGHVKPVAHQGHAPGAVDRLSGQVLVAEDNLVNCMVIKSLLARLGLTVTLVHDGQQAFEAISQNASDADNDLPKPPDLILMDLHMPVMDGYSATEKIRQWEVAHQCPRVPIIALTADAFEEDRQHCLAVGMDDFLTKPINFETLRSALAKRLPATQASHTRKAAS; from the coding sequence ATGGACATTGATAACCAGTATCTTGAGGTTTTAAACCATCTTCAAACAGGCATTGTGGTACATGGCGCGGACACCCAGGTGTTGTTCTGCAATCCCCGCGCAGGTGAGTTACTTGGTTTGTCTGAGCAGCAAATGCTTGGCAAAACCGCGAAAGACACCGCTTGGCGGTTTGTGGACGAGTCCGGTCGCACGATGCCCGTGTCTGATTACCCGGTGAATCGAGTCATCTCTAGCGGGGATGCCATCAAGGGCATGGTGCTGGGCCGACACACCAGCGTAGATGCGCCGATGGTCTGGTTATTGGTCAGCGCATTTCCACAAAAAAATGCAGAAGGTCAGTTGACTCGGGTGGTGGTTGATTTTCATGACATCACGGAGCGCAAGAAAGCACAGGAATTGCAGGCCGCGCAAGAGGCGTTCAGCATGGCGGTGTTTGACTCTTTGTCGGAGCACATTGCCGTTTTGGACAGAGAGGCGAATATTGTGGCGGTTAATCATGCATGGCGTCAATTTGGCCAACGTAATGATGCTCCGCCCGAGGCTTTGTCCCCTATCGGGATCAATTATCTGGGTGTCTGCAGTGTTCGTTGTGACGGCGGGAGCCCCCCGGCGGGGGATGATGCCGCGCAAGCCTTTGCGGGTATTCAAGCTGTTCTTGATGGGCAAACCGACAACTTTCAATTGGAGTATCCCTGTCACTCTTCAAATGAGCAGAGATGGTTCAGAATGAACGTGACACCGCTGAAAGGTGCGTATGGTGGTGCGGTCGTCAGACACCTCAACATCACTGAGCAGCGCCAAAGTGAGATGGATGCACACCGTAATATGCAGCTTTTGCTGGGGTCGATCGAGGCGATTGATGAAGCTTTTGTCATCTACGATACCGATGAGCGGTTGGTTTTTTGCAATGAAAAATACCGAAAGCTCTACCCACATTTGGAGCACGTCATCGTGCCTGGTTCCCGGTTTGAAGACATCATCCGTGCAGGTGCAGAAATTGGCTTTTACCAAGAGTCCGTTGGCAACAAGGAAGCGTGGGTACAGGAACGTCTGACAGCTTTCCGTTCGGGCCAGCAGACGCGTATTCAACGCGCGTTTGATGGCCGGGTATTACGCGCCATGGAGCGCAAAATGGCCGATGGCTACACCGTGGGTTTCCGAATTGATATCACGGAGCTGGTGAATGCAACCGATGCGGCGTTGGAGGCCTCAAGAGCAAAGAGCCGCTTCCTTGCCACGATGAGCCACGAAATCCGAACCCCGATGAACGGTATTCTGGGGATGGCTCAACTTTTACTGATGCCTGATGTGCAGGAAAGTGCGCGTAAAGAGTACGTCAATACCATTCTGACGAGTGGACAAACCTTGCTCAGTTTGCTCAACGATATTCTGGATTTGTCCAAAATCGAAGCGGGTAAGCTTCAACTTGAGAGCAACCCTTTTGCCCCGGATGTGCTGCTGCATGAAATCTGTAACCTGTTTACATGTGCGGCCCAGACAAAAGGCTTGCAATTGCGTGGCCGGTGGTCCGGGCAGACTCAGCAGGTCTATTTGGCTGATGCACACCGTTTGCGTCAAATGCTCTCCAACCTTGTTGGGAATGCCATTAAGTTCACCAGCGAAGGTCAAATTTTGATCGAAGCCCAAGAGGTTGAATCAACACCTTCATCGAGCATGCTCGAATTTTCCGTGAGAGACACCGGTATTGGTATTTGCGCCGACAAGCTTCACTTGCTCTTTAAACCGTTCTCGCAAACAGACGGCTCGACGACGCGTGAGTTTGGTGGGTCGGGGCTAGGCTTGTCCATTGTGAGTCACCTGGCCAAGGCCATGGGGGGTGAGGTGGGTGTGAGCAGTGAGCCAGGACAGGGATCCAGGTTCTGGTTCAAGGTTCGGGTCGCACGCGTAGCAGATGCGCTCAACAGCGGCCATGTGAAGCCGGTCGCTCACCAGGGGCATGCGCCCGGTGCGGTTGACCGGTTATCTGGACAAGTGTTGGTGGCTGAGGACAATTTGGTCAATTGCATGGTGATCAAGTCGCTGCTGGCTCGACTCGGGTTGACGGTGACCTTGGTCCATGATGGCCAACAGGCTTTTGAGGCCATTAGTCAAAACGCCTCAGATGCAGACAATGACTTACCCAAACCACCTGATTTGATCCTCATGGATTTGCATATGCCGGTGATGGATGGCTACAGCGCTACCGAAAAAATCAGGCAATGGGAGGTGGCACACCAATGCCCACGTGTGCCCATCATTGCCTTGACGGCCGACGCCTTTGAAGAAGACCGTCAGCACTGCTTGGCGGTCGGCATGGACGATTTTTTGACCAAACCGATCAATTTTGAAACCCTGAGGTCGGCGCTGGCTAAGCGTTTGCCTGCTACGCAGGCCTCGCACACGCGCAAAGCGGCCAGCTGA